The Acidianus manzaensis genome has a window encoding:
- a CDS encoding ABC transporter substrate-binding protein, whose translation MHTLLKTILVVSMLLIVVGLVTDITTQASGVLIAPHSTLHVLPATYYTLYGPYIQNLNYLWQYTTTLPMYEALLNGQVQVLNSLPTTELSQSQIASLKNNPNLYLYDSQTFSFIFLQFNFKYYPENNTYFRWAISDILNPSSVESQILEGGLLGATIPFYINPSVYPSYINSTTLTELSNIYNAHESYNIQRAKTYLQDAGLVYNPSLGEWTYSNGTPLKITIYIQEGFYNCPAWESIIEAGAQQVGLQNNIQFIPYAASQLSTILQEQTYDIINFGWEGLTAVVPDYYFIFGPDAPFVADNDFVNSTINAQLTQAYTADPTFSQVVNNFQNALVELQYTEPYVILGWNTCPEPVYTNNYYGYVSSLGDGITNFQDVHEGFTSNGTLNYVIGTYDFAPPNFNIYFENFYSSELIWEVYWYPSTLTSLPSNPTLFNTPYIANYTVIHIPNATVNGHLIINGTEIVYNFVHNATWLNGMPVTALDYNFTIWYLDMGGFSSNPYNPSQDTVFIGDYCGEPVYINYTAEASDPSPIWFDAMPNLVTTIVPSNNPYQIQIYFNTTSYFLLADSDEIILPPYLFVNINPLELAPNSVGQYTYHVTELGEVPGGFPFYPYSYNASTGITLRTYAGYFQFNPLANLINVSAGSSYTLTVNMTQIVSAPYLYNGKPTGPYEVPISNASGVIEIMPYGSSKVIETIPLTHVSGSIYQATISTSGLSPNTPYTIFVNATYSAPITINGSALSTGGTHTMMTTRYFYRWYSIYPYSPTVIPVKVINATQPLKEVSFPSAPAPVTTNVTKVVPPSAVVPSNASTLDISMIAITVILSLIGVVVVLKFK comes from the coding sequence ATGCATACACTATTAAAAACCATATTAGTAGTATCTATGCTACTTATTGTAGTAGGCTTAGTAACAGACATAACAACACAAGCAAGCGGAGTACTAATAGCACCACACTCAACACTACACGTACTACCAGCAACATACTACACACTATACGGACCATACATACAAAACCTAAACTACTTATGGCAATACACAACAACACTACCAATGTACGAAGCACTACTAAACGGACAAGTACAAGTACTCAACAGCCTACCAACAACAGAACTATCACAATCACAAATAGCAAGCCTCAAAAACAACCCAAACCTATACCTATACGATAGCCAAACATTCAGCTTCATATTCCTACAATTCAACTTCAAATACTACCCAGAAAACAACACATACTTCAGATGGGCAATATCAGACATATTAAACCCATCATCAGTAGAATCACAAATACTAGAAGGAGGACTACTAGGAGCAACAATACCATTCTACATAAACCCATCAGTATACCCATCATACATAAACTCAACAACACTAACAGAGCTATCCAACATCTATAACGCCCACGAATCATACAACATACAAAGAGCAAAAACATACTTACAAGACGCAGGACTAGTATACAACCCAAGCCTAGGAGAATGGACATACTCAAACGGAACACCACTAAAAATAACAATATACATACAAGAAGGATTCTACAACTGCCCAGCATGGGAATCAATAATAGAAGCAGGAGCACAACAAGTAGGACTACAAAACAACATACAATTCATACCATACGCAGCGTCACAACTATCAACAATACTACAAGAACAAACTTACGACATAATAAACTTCGGATGGGAAGGCCTTACTGCAGTTGTCCCAGACTATTACTTTATATTTGGTCCTGATGCACCTTTTGTCGCTGATAATGATTTTGTTAATTCTACAATTAATGCTCAACTAACTCAAGCATATACTGCGGACCCAACATTTTCACAAGTAGTAAATAACTTCCAAAATGCTTTAGTAGAATTACAGTACACTGAACCATACGTAATATTAGGATGGAATACGTGTCCAGAACCAGTATACACTAACAACTATTATGGATACGTAAGCTCATTAGGAGACGGAATAACTAACTTCCAAGACGTTCACGAAGGATTCACATCTAACGGAACTCTAAACTACGTAATAGGAACATATGACTTCGCACCACCAAACTTCAACATATATTTCGAGAATTTCTACTCTTCAGAACTAATATGGGAAGTCTATTGGTATCCTTCTACACTAACTTCGTTACCATCTAATCCTACTTTATTTAACACTCCTTATATTGCTAATTATACTGTAATTCATATTCCAAATGCTACTGTAAATGGTCATCTGATAATTAATGGAACTGAAATAGTATACAATTTTGTACACAATGCTACTTGGCTAAATGGAATGCCAGTAACAGCATTAGACTACAACTTCACAATATGGTACTTAGATATGGGAGGATTCTCTAGCAACCCATACAACCCATCACAAGACACAGTATTCATAGGAGACTACTGCGGAGAACCAGTATACATAAACTACACGGCAGAAGCATCAGACCCATCACCAATATGGTTCGATGCTATGCCTAATTTAGTTACTACAATAGTTCCTTCTAATAATCCATACCAAATACAAATATACTTCAACACAACAAGCTACTTCCTATTAGCTGATTCAGACGAAATTATTTTGCCTCCTTACTTGTTTGTTAATATTAATCCTTTAGAGCTAGCTCCTAATAGTGTTGGTCAGTATACTTATCATGTTACTGAGTTGGGTGAAGTGCCTGGTGGGTTCCCGTTCTATCCTTATTCTTATAATGCTAGTACTGGTATTACTTTAAGGACTTATGCTGGGTATTTCCAGTTTAATCCTTTAGCTAATTTGATTAATGTTTCTGCTGGTAGTAGTTATACTTTGACTGTTAATATGACTCAGATTGTTTCTGCTCCTTACTTGTATAATGGTAAGCCTACTGGTCCTTATGAGGTTCCTATAAGTAATGCTTCTGGTGTTATTGAGATTATGCCTTATGGTAGTAGTAAGGTTATTGAGACTATTCCTTTAACTCATGTGAGTGGTAGTATTTATCAAGCTACAATATCGACTTCTGGGTTGTCTCCTAATACTCCTTATACTATATTTGTTAACGCTACTTATTCAGCTCCTATAACTATTAATGGTTCTGCTTTATCGACTGGAGGAACGCATACTATGATGACTACAAGGTACTTCTATAGGTGGTACTCAATATATCCTTACTCACCTACTGTTATCCCAGTGAAAGTTATTAATGCTACTCAACCTTTAAAGGAAGTGTCATTCCCGTCTGCTCCTGCTCCAGTAACTACTAACGTGACTAAGGTTGTTCCACCCAGTGCAGTAGTTCCTAGCAATGCTTCTACTCTAGATATTTCAATGATCGCAATAACTGTAATTTTAAGTTTAATAGGAGTAGTAGTAGTATTGAAATTTAAATAA
- a CDS encoding ABC transporter permease — MSLLSYALKRLAERIILLVVFTIFMWFLVLGFEQIIGINPATVFVSPGEFLHAKNPLLAYHIALHEVEKDLGLNYPLYSQFVIYLEHMFTLNLGTCIAGHFAGESISKILIDGFPYTALLTIPPLVFQTILAIYLGSIAAIKKNTKTDTFISNYMIIQYNIPVFAITIIFWVIFAVIYKVYPLSDLPYLSHLNNILLDLKIFSIPWIIQTLVYGFPTRGILMRNSMAENLESDFIRYERLAGLREKILRTDARRVSIIPVVVRTAIDVAFVLSGDLFIEEYFGIPGWGYILYQSAISDEIVLILGSTFLLTLYALILLYFVDIFEAIIDPRARKSVK; from the coding sequence ATGTCTTTATTATCTTATGCACTAAAGAGACTTGCAGAGAGAATTATTTTATTGGTTGTATTTACTATTTTTATGTGGTTTCTAGTATTAGGCTTTGAGCAAATAATTGGGATTAATCCAGCTACTGTTTTTGTTTCTCCTGGAGAGTTTCTTCATGCTAAGAATCCATTATTAGCTTATCATATAGCTTTGCATGAAGTAGAAAAAGATTTGGGTTTAAATTATCCTCTGTATTCCCAATTCGTTATATATCTAGAGCATATGTTTACTTTAAATTTAGGCACTTGTATTGCTGGACATTTTGCTGGAGAGTCCATATCCAAAATTCTAATAGATGGATTTCCTTATACTGCTCTTCTTACTATTCCTCCTCTTGTGTTCCAAACTATTTTAGCTATATATTTAGGATCTATAGCTGCTATAAAGAAAAATACTAAGACAGATACTTTCATATCAAATTATATGATTATCCAATATAATATACCAGTATTCGCAATAACTATAATATTCTGGGTTATTTTTGCTGTTATCTATAAAGTATATCCGCTTTCAGATTTGCCTTACTTAAGTCATTTGAATAATATTCTCTTGGATTTAAAGATATTTTCTATTCCATGGATTATCCAAACCTTGGTATATGGATTTCCTACCAGGGGAATTTTGATGAGAAATTCCATGGCTGAAAACTTAGAGTCTGATTTTATTAGATATGAAAGGTTAGCTGGATTGAGAGAAAAAATTCTAAGAACTGATGCTAGAAGGGTTTCTATTATTCCCGTTGTAGTAAGGACAGCTATTGATGTAGCATTTGTGTTAAGTGGAGATTTATTTATAGAGGAATATTTCGGAATACCGGGTTGGGGATATATTTTATATCAATCTGCGATAAGTGATGAGATAGTTTTAATCTTAGGATCTACATTTTTATTAACTTTATATGCTCTAATCTTATTATATTTTGTGGATATTTTTGAAGCCATTATTGATCCAAGAGCTAGAAAGAGCGTGAAATAA
- a CDS encoding ABC transporter permease, with protein MIKPPKILKDLSKRWQFWISLILFLIVVIPVLAGTAITSHVNPYTEKGYYMAAPYAVPSWSTIFYGNLPPDINLPSSYSLIAAKSPAVISYWNLKNETINGDRVIITWSNFGPSNESNYISEGFTYGNTGSGSMKIMITGNNPINITLYHTFDYDYKLPTSNNFYTMQLSLYYRNNTNTNFVINGYLTNPKDYTVFLFSHGTEIPTNALLSNFANYYFNPVNKYMVTPNQWNYEIIESNAPSFTPFYYTLSQNESSFASIYLIKDVFNTTGVYNVSYVIEYIPGQSNSSLTLYLSDIHFEFLGSVYGLLGTDNNGASVFTEFVQGGIFDLELALITGLVIVGIGAILGILAAYFGGLADYSLVSITDFFLLLPGLIFLIILETLLGIYFPTTVAKFRPEILAGIIAVLSWSPTARILRGETFVVKSQQFVEASKTLGLSNFQILRKHIFPHLMPIIFAQLIIDIPAVIFIESTLDFLGLGITSFPTWGNMLGYATDYMVGAPYYAWWWWIPPFIALALIGISLFYLGESVLERYRRTGGAY; from the coding sequence ATGATTAAGCCTCCCAAGATTTTAAAAGATCTTTCAAAAAGATGGCAGTTCTGGATTTCATTAATTTTATTTTTAATTGTAGTAATTCCAGTTTTAGCTGGTACTGCAATTACTTCACACGTTAATCCTTATACTGAAAAAGGATACTATATGGCTGCTCCTTATGCTGTACCGAGTTGGTCTACAATCTTTTATGGTAATCTTCCTCCAGATATTAATTTGCCATCTTCTTATTCTCTTATAGCTGCTAAATCTCCAGCCGTCATATCTTATTGGAATTTAAAAAATGAGACTATAAACGGAGACCGAGTAATAATTACATGGAGTAATTTTGGACCTTCGAATGAAAGTAATTATATTTCTGAAGGCTTTACTTATGGTAATACTGGGTCTGGCAGTATGAAAATTATGATTACAGGAAATAATCCAATTAATATCACACTTTATCATACATTTGATTATGATTATAAATTGCCTACTTCTAATAATTTTTATACTATGCAACTAAGTTTGTATTATAGAAATAATACAAATACAAATTTTGTGATAAATGGTTACTTAACTAATCCTAAAGATTATACTGTATTCCTCTTCTCTCATGGTACTGAAATTCCTACTAATGCTCTTTTGTCTAATTTTGCAAATTATTATTTTAATCCAGTAAATAAATATATGGTTACGCCTAATCAATGGAACTATGAGATTATAGAAAGTAATGCTCCTTCATTTACACCATTTTATTATACTCTTTCACAAAATGAATCTTCTTTTGCTTCAATTTATCTTATAAAAGACGTTTTTAATACTACTGGAGTATATAATGTAAGTTATGTAATAGAATATATCCCGGGCCAAAGTAATAGTAGTTTGACTTTGTATTTATCAGATATTCATTTTGAGTTTTTAGGGAGTGTTTATGGATTACTTGGAACAGATAATAATGGCGCATCCGTTTTTACTGAATTTGTACAAGGTGGAATTTTTGATCTTGAATTAGCTTTAATTACTGGCTTAGTTATAGTAGGTATTGGAGCAATATTAGGTATATTAGCAGCGTATTTTGGAGGATTAGCAGATTATTCTTTAGTATCAATAACCGATTTCTTTTTACTTTTGCCGGGTCTAATATTCTTAATAATTTTAGAGACTTTGTTAGGCATATATTTTCCTACTACTGTAGCTAAATTTAGACCAGAAATATTAGCTGGAATAATAGCGGTATTATCTTGGTCGCCTACAGCTAGAATATTGAGAGGTGAAACTTTTGTAGTTAAATCTCAACAATTTGTTGAAGCATCTAAAACTTTAGGATTAAGTAATTTCCAGATATTAAGAAAGCATATATTTCCACATCTAATGCCAATAATATTTGCGCAATTGATTATAGATATTCCAGCAGTAATTTTTATAGAAAGTACCTTAGATTTTCTAGGACTAGGAATTACTAGCTTTCCTACATGGGGAAATATGCTGGGATATGCTACAGATTATATGGTAGGGGCTCCTTACTATGCATGGTGGTGGTGGATTCCACCATTTATAGCCTTAGCTTTAATTGGAATTTCATTATTTTATTTAGGAGAATCAGTTTTGGAAAGATATAGAAGGACTGGTGGTGCATATTGA
- a CDS encoding ABC transporter ATP-binding protein, with the protein MSLNVRNLEVTYVLNKFTNVYAINNISFDLEPGDVIGIIGETGSGKTTIANAIMRALPESAIVNGSILLDNLDLLKMNYKEFRKKIAWEKISIIPQYSMNSLNPIKRVGVQLVRILQEHEDISNEDAINKILDLFKQVNLSEDILFKYPDELSGGQKQRVVIVSALLLNPELVIADEPTTALDVINQARVINLLKEKVINQNRIVIYITHDIAVVAGLANKIMTLYGGKIMEIGDIKEIFKEPLNPYTKGLLASVPDIENGKPKAISYIPGDPINQTIKPKGCPFYSRCSLAMDVCKESFPEGVKIGNRIVYCHAVSKK; encoded by the coding sequence TTGAGTCTTAATGTAAGGAATTTAGAAGTAACTTATGTATTAAATAAATTTACTAACGTTTATGCTATAAACAATATATCGTTTGACCTTGAACCCGGAGATGTAATAGGTATTATTGGAGAAACAGGATCTGGAAAGACAACCATAGCTAATGCGATAATGAGAGCTCTCCCAGAATCAGCTATTGTTAATGGTAGTATACTTTTAGATAATTTAGATTTATTAAAAATGAATTATAAAGAATTTAGAAAAAAGATAGCTTGGGAAAAGATTTCTATAATACCTCAATATTCTATGAATTCTTTAAATCCCATAAAGAGGGTTGGAGTTCAACTAGTTAGGATTCTTCAAGAACATGAAGATATTAGTAATGAAGATGCTATAAATAAAATTTTAGATTTATTTAAGCAAGTAAACTTGAGTGAAGATATTTTATTTAAATATCCTGATGAATTATCTGGTGGGCAAAAACAAAGAGTTGTAATAGTATCTGCTTTACTGTTAAATCCTGAATTAGTAATTGCTGATGAACCTACTACTGCCTTAGATGTAATAAATCAAGCTAGAGTCATAAACTTACTTAAGGAGAAAGTCATTAATCAGAATAGAATTGTAATATATATTACTCATGATATAGCAGTTGTTGCAGGCTTAGCTAATAAAATCATGACATTGTATGGCGGTAAAATTATGGAAATTGGTGATATAAAAGAAATATTTAAAGAGCCATTAAATCCATATACAAAAGGATTATTAGCATCTGTACCAGATATAGAAAATGGCAAGCCTAAGGCAATAAGTTATATTCCAGGCGATCCAATAAATCAGACTATTAAACCTAAAGGATGCCCATTTTATTCTAGATGTAGTTTAGCTATGGATGTATGTAAGGAAAGTTTCCCTGAAGGTGTTAAAATAGGAAATAGAATAGTATACTGCCATGCGGTGAGTAAAAAATGA
- a CDS encoding ABC transporter ATP-binding protein: MSESIVRTEDLWVEYPISRGLFKSVKIYAVNGVTIDIKKGEIVGVIGESGSGKTTLGKAILKLVDITQGKIYWGDKDVSRWSNRKLRKLRRYYQMIQQDPYSSLDSRMKIYDIIAEGLRVNKLVHSKEEEREIIYNALKDVKLNPPEVFFDKLPTELSGGQRQRVVIARAIVMKPKFIVADEPISMLDASTRGQVLEIIRNIKNETGTSFMFITHDIALGSYISERLAVMYTGTLVEIAGSEDIIKKPLHPYTQALIEAVPKANPEAGIPKVNIKGEQEPLFEKPKGCVFYDRCPFAMNVCKEKIPSLKDMGNNHYVACHLY; this comes from the coding sequence ATGAGTGAAAGTATTGTTAGGACAGAAGATTTATGGGTAGAGTACCCAATAAGCAGAGGGCTGTTTAAGAGTGTAAAAATATATGCAGTAAATGGCGTAACAATTGACATTAAAAAGGGGGAAATAGTAGGAGTTATAGGAGAATCTGGTTCTGGAAAGACTACACTGGGAAAAGCAATCCTGAAATTAGTAGATATAACCCAAGGTAAGATATATTGGGGTGATAAAGATGTCAGTAGATGGAGTAATAGAAAATTAAGGAAATTAAGGAGATATTACCAAATGATTCAACAGGATCCTTATAGTTCTTTGGATTCTAGAATGAAGATCTATGATATTATAGCAGAAGGTTTAAGAGTAAATAAGCTGGTTCATAGTAAAGAAGAAGAGAGGGAAATCATATATAATGCATTAAAGGACGTAAAACTTAATCCTCCTGAAGTTTTTTTTGATAAGTTACCTACTGAATTATCTGGTGGGCAAAGGCAAAGAGTTGTAATAGCTAGGGCCATAGTAATGAAGCCAAAATTTATAGTGGCTGACGAGCCTATTTCTATGTTAGATGCATCAACTAGAGGGCAAGTCTTAGAAATAATTAGAAATATTAAAAATGAGACTGGAACATCTTTTATGTTTATAACTCATGATATAGCTTTAGGTAGTTATATTTCTGAGAGATTAGCAGTAATGTATACTGGAACATTAGTAGAAATTGCTGGCTCAGAAGATATAATTAAAAAACCTTTACATCCTTATACACAAGCTTTAATTGAAGCTGTACCAAAGGCTAATCCAGAGGCTGGAATTCCAAAAGTCAATATTAAAGGTGAACAAGAACCACTATTTGAAAAACCTAAGGGTTGCGTATTTTATGATAGATGTCCATTTGCTATGAATGTTTGCAAAGAAAAAATACCTTCTCTTAAAGATATGGGGAATAATCATTATGTGGCGTGCCATCTTTATTAG
- a CDS encoding GNAT family N-acetyltransferase — MVTVRKGTKEDINEIVDFFSRMYRLNSEFDPLLSVPNDLEEKVRKNVEKSLENHNEIIVIAEDKDKIVGASRVIIYDRIFYEPEEEAMIEEFYVYPSYRRQGVGQLIVEYIEKQLNDRGIQLLSANFPSRNLIAASFYKKMGFREIYSKYVRKIEKK, encoded by the coding sequence ATGGTCACAGTAAGAAAAGGCACAAAGGAAGACATAAATGAAATAGTAGACTTCTTTAGCAGAATGTATAGGTTAAACAGCGAATTCGATCCATTACTTTCAGTACCCAATGATTTAGAGGAGAAGGTAAGAAAAAATGTGGAAAAAAGTTTAGAAAACCATAATGAAATTATAGTAATAGCAGAAGATAAGGATAAAATAGTAGGAGCATCCAGAGTAATAATATACGATAGAATATTTTACGAACCAGAAGAAGAAGCAATGATAGAAGAATTTTACGTTTATCCCTCATATAGGAGACAAGGAGTAGGACAACTTATAGTAGAATACATAGAAAAACAACTAAATGATAGAGGAATACAATTACTTTCAGCAAATTTTCCATCTAGAAACTTGATAGCTGCATCATTCTATAAAAAGATGGGATTTAGAGAAATATATTCCAAATATGTGCGAAAAATAGAGAAAAAATAA
- a CDS encoding NAD(P)-dependent malic enzyme, giving the protein MKDPIDLSRKFKGKIEIYPKVPISSYDDFSLIYTPGVAEVSKAIKQNPNESFELTSRGNLIAIVSDGTRVLGLGNIGPEAAMPVMEGKSLLFKYLGGVDAIPLTIKVKSADDFINVIKSVEPSFGGINLEDIESPKCFYILEKLQAISNIPVWHDDQQGTAGAILAALINALRLVNKVPEESKIVIFGSGASNIATARILAKYGFKYENMVVIDSKGPLYSGREDIDHLMLHNKWKYELAVKTNKEENKEIKDAFSKADVVIAASKPGPDIIRAEWISLMNKDPIVFALANPIPEISPDDAKKAGAKIVATGRSDFPNQVNNSLIFPAIFRGVLDSRAKAITDEMIIAASEALAKFARDKGINENYIIPRMDEWEVYYEVASAVAYKAVELGLSRVNKSKEEFKELAKDKILRSRKIMSMVISTWSQ; this is encoded by the coding sequence ATGAAAGATCCTATAGATCTATCAAGAAAGTTTAAAGGAAAAATAGAAATTTATCCTAAAGTACCAATTTCATCATACGATGATTTTTCTCTAATTTATACTCCAGGCGTAGCAGAAGTATCAAAGGCAATAAAACAAAATCCTAACGAAAGTTTCGAGTTAACTAGTAGAGGAAATTTAATTGCAATAGTTTCAGATGGAACTAGAGTATTAGGACTAGGAAACATAGGGCCAGAAGCTGCAATGCCAGTAATGGAGGGAAAATCACTCCTTTTCAAATACTTAGGTGGTGTAGACGCAATACCTTTAACTATAAAAGTTAAGAGTGCAGACGATTTTATCAATGTTATAAAATCAGTAGAACCATCTTTTGGAGGAATCAATCTAGAAGATATAGAATCACCCAAGTGCTTTTATATTTTAGAAAAGTTACAAGCAATATCAAATATTCCAGTTTGGCACGATGATCAACAAGGAACAGCAGGAGCTATATTAGCAGCATTAATCAATGCATTAAGGTTGGTAAATAAAGTTCCTGAAGAAAGCAAAATAGTTATTTTTGGTAGCGGAGCATCAAATATAGCTACCGCAAGAATATTAGCAAAATACGGTTTCAAGTACGAAAATATGGTTGTAATTGACAGTAAAGGTCCATTATATTCTGGAAGAGAAGATATAGATCACCTAATGCTTCATAATAAGTGGAAATACGAACTAGCAGTAAAAACAAATAAAGAAGAAAATAAAGAAATAAAAGACGCATTCTCAAAAGCAGACGTAGTAATAGCTGCATCTAAACCTGGTCCGGATATAATAAGAGCAGAATGGATATCACTAATGAATAAAGATCCAATAGTTTTCGCTCTAGCTAATCCAATTCCAGAAATAAGCCCAGACGATGCTAAAAAAGCCGGAGCAAAAATAGTAGCTACTGGCAGAAGTGATTTTCCCAATCAAGTTAATAATTCTCTAATTTTTCCAGCAATTTTTAGGGGAGTTCTTGATAGTAGAGCAAAAGCAATAACAGACGAAATGATAATAGCAGCATCTGAAGCTTTAGCTAAATTTGCAAGAGATAAAGGCATAAATGAAAATTATATTATTCCAAGAATGGACGAATGGGAAGTTTATTATGAAGTAGCATCAGCAGTAGCTTATAAAGCAGTAGAATTAGGTTTATCGAGAGTTAATAAAAGTAAAGAAGAATTCAAAGAATTAGCTAAGGATAAAATATTGAGAAGCAGAAAAATTATGAGCATGGTGATATCAACATGGTCACAGTAA
- a CDS encoding APC family permease: MSKEKAEHYQEPKRVIGLRDLIFISLGGQAPFLSILTYGVAAFLYGGYFAPIAIILGTILVLFNGLVVYKLSTRYTKAGGYYTYAYYSLTKRLGFETGWIYLVYSTLYGSAYVLGATFVLSSIFPINPWIIALVILAVSSIFIISGIKPSAKYAVVASLMEIGIMTILALLFLKSTHFTFYDPFNYHISAGLLALAILFGSSIPTGYGSITPLSGEVKNPKKTVPYAITAVILIGGLLAAFDVYAIGDHLLFYHLVPSNTNLLTLIEDRFGIITLIFVLFAAANDGILATLSFMLATSRTAYAMATNGFLPKILAKFEENRGPIYASLVAIVLYALSIISALFITGVRPYLAFEYVGEIAVMATLFVHAASDFSLFKISLKRIKKRIPEIALSLGAVGFVGWDLIQTIATTTPVIVYIFMAFIILGFLVTEIITMSEEEEEEK; this comes from the coding sequence ATGAGTAAAGAAAAGGCAGAGCATTATCAAGAACCAAAGAGAGTTATTGGATTAAGAGATTTGATTTTCATAAGTCTAGGAGGACAAGCTCCTTTTCTTAGCATCTTAACTTATGGAGTAGCAGCTTTTTTATATGGAGGATATTTTGCACCAATAGCTATAATATTAGGTACGATCTTAGTACTTTTTAACGGTTTAGTAGTATATAAATTATCAACAAGATATACCAAAGCTGGAGGATATTACACTTATGCATATTATTCTTTAACGAAAAGACTTGGATTTGAGACTGGTTGGATATACTTAGTTTATTCAACTCTTTATGGATCAGCATATGTTTTAGGAGCTACCTTTGTATTATCTAGTATATTTCCCATTAACCCTTGGATAATCGCCTTAGTAATTTTAGCAGTATCGTCAATATTTATAATATCAGGAATTAAACCATCAGCAAAATACGCAGTAGTAGCTAGTTTAATGGAAATAGGAATAATGACAATTCTAGCCTTATTATTCTTGAAATCCACGCATTTTACATTTTATGATCCATTTAACTATCATATTTCTGCTGGATTATTAGCTTTAGCTATTCTTTTTGGATCAAGCATTCCAACTGGATATGGTTCAATTACCCCATTATCTGGAGAAGTAAAAAATCCTAAAAAGACAGTACCTTATGCTATTACTGCAGTAATATTAATTGGAGGTTTGTTAGCTGCATTTGACGTTTACGCTATAGGAGATCATCTTCTCTTTTACCATTTAGTCCCCTCTAATACAAATTTACTAACTTTAATAGAAGACAGATTTGGAATCATAACTTTAATTTTTGTATTATTTGCTGCAGCAAATGATGGAATATTAGCTACATTATCTTTTATGTTAGCTACATCAAGAACTGCATATGCAATGGCTACTAATGGATTTTTGCCAAAAATATTAGCTAAATTTGAAGAAAATAGAGGTCCAATATATGCCTCACTAGTAGCAATAGTACTTTATGCTCTATCAATTATTTCCGCTCTTTTCATAACTGGAGTTAGACCTTATTTAGCATTTGAATATGTTGGTGAAATAGCAGTAATGGCAACATTATTCGTTCATGCAGCTTCAGACTTTTCACTCTTTAAAATTTCCTTAAAAAGAATAAAGAAGAGAATTCCAGAAATAGCACTTTCATTAGGCGCTGTAGGCTTTGTAGGGTGGGATTTAATACAGACTATAGCTACAACAACTCCAGTTATAGTGTATATATTTATGGCTTTCATAATCTTGGGATTTCTAGTGACAGAAATAATAACTATGAGTGAAGAAGAGGAAGAAGAGAAATGA